From Gadus macrocephalus chromosome 16, ASM3116895v1:
AGAGTTTATTTGTCTTTCATTGAATACAGCGTCTATATGGGAGGACTCAACTCGGATTAACGTTTTCTTGATTGATCCTCGGGAGGGGGGGCTCGTTGAAACTCCATGATTTCCTTAACGCTCCAGTGTAAGCTCTGCCGGTCGAGGTGAGATCCCGAACTTCTTCCTCTCGTCCAATCACCTGGAGGCCTCCATGAGGGCCCTCCGGCTGGCCCCGGCCTTCTCCAGGCCCCCGTCTAACCCGGTGAGTGAGTACCCGTCCACACCTCGCCGGCTCGCTTCCAGAGCCCCGACCTCCAGTCAGACGACTATTGCCCGTCTTATTGGATATGTAACGGCTTCAGAAACACGTGGGGACGTCTCAGACCAGGGCAGTTGCCCGTTTGTTTGCATTATGGGTGGGGGAAGAACCGGTTCACTTAAGAATCCTGATTCTATCTTCTGTGTAAATGCACTgcctttgtgtgtttacatttttgCAGTCAGttggtatatatttttttcatactTGCTGTACTCTGCTTTCATGGTATAAATGTCCACGCCATCTTTCTTGGCGCACACTGGAGTAGATCCTGAAACTAGCAACCCTTATGTACTTAATCAAGAATGGATTTTTGAATCGTCATTCGGTTTCGGTTATTGGAGGTCTCCGTTAGATTCTAAATTGAGTTCCGGGATGATAAAGCCcggaccctcctccccctgagcGAGGTCAGCTCATCACAAGCCCCTCTGAACCTACTGGTCCCCCTGGCTTCCTGGTGGGTCCGTGCCCTCATAGGAATGATGACGCCTCATCCCTCAGTGTAACTCAAGCCGCATTCTGAGCAGTGGTAACATTCCACACGGCCATTACGCAACCACCGTCGCTGCCAGGTACGGTAAAGGTTCACTGATGCCTTACTCGCTCTCCCGCCTATCGCTCTGACATGCCGACAATGTTGACTGCTGTCTGTGTACCGTTACACTACAATACCAATGAGGAAAGGGAGTGTGTGGCCTTGTATCCTATCCTATGGTCCCATTATGTTTTACATCGGTCAGTACCACGGGTCCTTTTCGGTCAGCTGTCTGACTGACCTTTAACCGTTTTTTACCCCAGCAATCACGATGAGGACGGTGTAAGCCTCTGGGGAATAGGCTAAAACCAACACTGATGTGTTGTTTGCGAGGGCCCATGTTTTGGGGCCTGAGGGCCCATGTTCTGGGGGGGAGGGCCCATGTTTTGGTTAGGAGATCCCACGTCTTGGGGCCTGAGGGCCGATGATCCGGAGCTTCCCCTGAAGACTTCCTCTCCCTTGCACTTCCCTCCCTTGTCATTGTTGACATTGTCTGAATGCACCACGGACTGTCTTCCCGGGTTCAACCCGAAGCCTTCCCAAAAGTGATTCAGCAGGGACCACAGAGTGTCTTGTCCCCTCGCCTTCAGAGGCCTCATTCATATGCAGATCTCTGTTTAAAGAGACGGTGACACACGGGCAGCCCTGCCAGCTCCTCCAGAACAGGAAGGGCCCTGCCGTGGGAGCGACCAACACGTGTGTCCTGGTTTCGCTGCTGCCCCGCTGCTGCCCGTTGTCTGGGCAACCCCGCTGCAGACAACCGAGGGAATGCGCCGCTTGCGTCACTCTGCCACAAAAGGCTCCAATATCAGAAGGTGGCATGTGAAGATATAGCCGCGGGCTGGTGagaagtgggcggggcctgggtgAGAGCTGACTGAGCCGGTTCCAGCTGGAGCCTTGTTGTTGTGGGGCTGCACTCTGTGTGCTGCAGTGCCTCCGGGGGGACATGCATGCTTATCTCACTTGTTTGTGCAGCAAAAGGCCACACAACATAAAGCAAGTTCATAAGCAggtctctgtttgtttttttgaagTATGCTTCTCAAGTAGGCTTTAGAAGTAAAATCGTCTAACATGCTTaaactatatatttttaaagtatCAATGGCCAGAGATTGAATGCTTAAATTGTTTTGATTAAACCCCTTGGTTCCTAGGGTCCTGGCTCCGCAGCCCGAGGTCTGAGGCCCCCCAGACGAGCCCCCCGACCCAGGCCAACCCTCCCAGCCGGTTCCATGACGGCACCAGAGGCCGCAAGGATAGCTCGCATATTCGCTGCTCATTTTAGTGAAGACCAGTAGCCTATTTGCTCTTTCGGGAGAAGTTTACagacgtgtatatatatataattatatatatatgaaatcaTGTACATTGTATGTAATATTTGAACTTTTATAAATAAATCTGTTAATGTGGACAATGGAAAGCTTTTTTGAGTGCCTTTTTAATCTGGATTCACAGACGGTTTTCTGTGTAAGGTATACATTACGCTACCTTGGGGAATGTTGGATGAACTGGTTTTGCATCAGATTTTCATTATCAAGTGTACAGCCTTGTGCCGGGAACAAACGGAGTGTGGTAACTTCAGTCAGGCCATACCCATCGCAAGAGACCAACAAAATAAGTCATAACAAAGCAAACAATGATGAAAGGAGGCTGTCTCCTGCTTGGCTCTTTATTTTCGATTTGTTTATAATGAATTTGCATTAAACTAACTTAATGAGCAGACAACGCGCAAAACGTCGTGTTTTCAAGTGCATGGTTGTCTACTTTTTGTGCATTTTGTTGTGTGTAACGGGCCAAACAGAACATACAAGGTGTTCCTTGTTCATGGATGTGTAAGGTCTTGCTTCTATGGAACTGGGTAAAAATGTCCTATATCACACATCCATGTTGATTGTTTTGGCCCTGGGTGTGGCTTCAGGTACTGCACAATGGTGTTGTGGTGTCTTTCGTAATAACAAACTATGGTAATTCGTTGGGATGGTTCTGCTATTAATAGCGCAATGATTAAAGTGAACCGTGTTATGACCAGCCATCGAGGCGATGACACGCAGCGTGTGGTTCGAGCCGCCCTCTGatcgcctctcctctctgacACATGGGCTTCCGCCTCCCGGTATAAATACCTTGACGGGACTCCACTTCCACGAGTCCGCGCTTTTCACGGAGCTACTGCACACTGGATTCGCATATTGGGAGTTTATTTTTGAAGGTTGCAATCCGATTTTTCGAAGACATTTTAAAAAGGTAGGTTCTTTGGGTTTTATTCCTTATTAGGCCTATGCATGAAACTTTTTTTTCGCCCCatgcaaatgtgttttttcaGCTTTTCCACGTGCGTTCCACAGTGGTATGCTGGGTCGTTTATATGGACAGCGGAAAAGCCAAAGTATTTTTCATGCAAATGAGAGACTATTCTTTACCTGAAACCTGAAGGTGACTATTTATCATTCATGATACGTAGAAAGTGATGACCAACCTGCATATGGGGTTCATTAGCATAAAGCAATAACGTGTTACTGTAATTCACTCCTTCTGATCAACAGGTCGGTTGCTCTATAAGCGATCTCCTGATGCTCCGAGAATCCTTGGCGTGTCCAACGTCGTCTGCATTCCCACACAGAGCTCTCCTCATAACCATTCGTAAGCGGTAACGGCAATGATGGTGGCTGTCCGAAGCGCAGACCGCATGCCCCCTACCACCGCTGTGAAGGTCTTGGGAGCTGGGACCGCTGCGTGTGTCGCGGACTTGATCACTTTCCCCCTGGACACGGCAAAAGTCCGGCTCCAGGTATGAAAGAAAGACATCACTCACTTCTTTTCAATTTATTATTCCACCAATTTCCTATTTACTAATGATGTCGTGGCCTAATCTATACATGATGCGGTACTGTATGCTTTTATAACACACGATGTCACACACCTTTGTTTGCTGTAGATCCAGGGGGAATCAAAGTCCTCCGGGAGCCTGCGCTACAAGGGCGTGTTTGGGACCATCAGCACCATGGTGAGGACGGAGGGGGCCCGCAGCCTGTACAGCGGTCTGGTTGCGGGACTCCAGAGACAGATGAGCTTCGCCTCCGTCCGTATCGGACTCTACGACTCCATGAAGCAAGTCTACACCCGGGGATCAGACAGTACGCACAGGAAACACGAGCTAGCCCTTCATGGAGACATCATAtctgttttttttggtttggtttgtgtctgtggtcaATTACGCCTCCAAGAGTATGCCAAGTTAAAGCCACAGTATGTTAACCTAACCCAAGTTGAATTGGTGGCAGTTAAAGGTGCAGTAGGTAGAAGTAAGAGCTGTGATTTGAGTGTAATTAGTTGGAAATACCATATTGATCCGTCTATTAGTTGGTGGAATGCTGCGTGAACGCCTCCAGGAAATGTTCAGCCTCCAAGGGTATGTCAAGTTAAAGCCACAGTATGTTTACCTGACCCAAGTTGGTGGAGTAGGTAGACGTAAGCGCTATAATTTGAGTGTAATTAGTTGGAAATACCATAGTGGTCCATCAATTAGTGGATGGAACGCTGTGTGAGATTCAAGTTGACATGTTGTTCCGATTTTAGAACGTCCAGGACAGGTGTAgttcagaccaatcagggcatctcttccctcaGGGTTCGGTCGGGGGTGGTctcgcctgtcaatcacaggtctATGACCGTAACATGTTATGCAAGAACAGCAGTATGTTGTTCGCTGTGCTTCTGGGATCGTATGTTGCATAGACAGCagttaaaatgtaaatgtctatAGCTGCCTGGAAGGAGCAGGTGAGGCAGGCAGGTTTGAGCCGTCTCCAGTATGTAGGGCAGAGGGGAGACATCTGTCTGCACTGAAGCGAACCAACCCTCTCTCCATATTAACCTATCAAGCAGACCCACCCAGTGGTATTGCAGTATAGGCTTAAGCCTTTGGAAAATATAGAGTCAATATGAACTGTGTGCATACATGGGTTCATATATTCACCTCTTTGAACTGGTGAAACAACTTGGGGCCctaaaaactaaaaaaagttTTTAGCTCATGGGTGTTAATATGTGTGTCCAGTTACGACTCTGGTATCCTGGCCGTCCAATCACAGCTTGTTATTTTGGACTAGGGCATAATATTCTATGGCAGTGGCCTTTAAGTCTGGTGTTTATTGAGGCGTGGCTGTCTGTGCTATTGAGCTTGGATTTCACACACATTGGTTGGCATAGTGTTCTCGGATTAAACAGCACGAGCACTGTAGGTCACTGTGCTGTTATCTCAGAAGACGCCTCTCtacacaatacaaacaaaacCTTGACaaactgggttagggttaggtaagtTCTTCAGAAACACGTTGTGGGGTATCCGTTTACATTGACCTTCTGAGTTCCCCCGCAGGAGTAGAGTCAATGGCCCTtcgtgttctgtgtgtgtatgtgtgtgtgtgtggctatatCTTTGTGGTGTtttgtctatctctgtgtgtgtgtatatgtcttcATCtttgtaggtttgtgtgtgtgtttgtgtgagtatgtgtctacatctgcgtgtgtgagtatgtgtccatctgcttgtaagtgtgtgtgtgtgtgtgtacgtgtgtgtgtacatctgtgtgtgtgtgtacaactgtgtgtgtgtgtacatctgtctgtgtgtgtgtgtgtgtttgtctacatctgtatgtgtgtgtgtttgtctacatctgtatgtgtgtgtgtttgtctacatctgtatgtgtgtgtgttcgtctacatctgtgtgtgtgtgtctacatctgtgtgtgtgtgtgtgtgtgtcctaaccCTCTATATATATTCCAGTCGGGCGTTAACAGTgcgtctcctccctctgtgctgctgctgctgccacagaTGCGGGCATGGGCGCGCGGCTGCTGGCCGGCTGCACCACGGGGGGCCTGGCGGTGGCTGTGGCCCagcccaccgacgtggtcaaggTCCGCTTCCAGGCCCAGGTCCGGCTCCCGggggccggcgccgccgcccAGCGCTACAGCGGCACCTTCGACGCGTACCGCACCATCGcgagggaggaggggctgagggggctctggagaggtctgtggtcaCTGTTTGAAACGCCGAATccgttttattgtttgtgttattATAACAGCTTAGAAAgtactttatttgtattattattatatgagcTTTAAAAgtactttatttgtatttttatatgaGCTTAAAAAGTACTTCATTTGTATATTTATGAGATTAAAAAgttctttatttgtattattgtatgatCTTAAAAAGTACTTTATTTCTATAATATGATCTTAAATAAATGctttattatttgtttattacatgagcttaacatttttttttattgaaaaggtGCTTTTGAAGAATGCTTGTCTATGTCAGACTATTGATCTTTGTAGCGACGACGTCATTGTGAATTATTAGTGAACAGGGTAGTGTAAACCAGGCTGGACCTGTACTAaccggaaccccccccccccccccatctccaggATGTCTGCCCAATATCACCCGTAACGCCATTGTGAACTGCTCGGAGCTGGTGACCTACGACCTAATCAAAGAGCTCATCCTCAAGCGCAAACTCATGAcaggcgagtgtgtgtgtgtgtgtgtgtgtgtgtgtgtgtgtgtgtgtgtgtgtgtgtgtgtgtgtgtgtgtgtgtgtgtgtgtgcgtgtgcgtgtgtcctccCAGGTCCAGAATGGGTTGTATTTTGTAATGTTTGTTTCTCATGCTTGGCTCTTAAAGGTGACGCATTGTTCCACCAGGTGGGagcgtgattagccgttacaagcacttttgaaaatcagcctcttctgacatcacaagtgggcgtgtccccctGGACGTGGGTCGATTTTcaaaaacagcttgtaacggctaatcacactcacacctggtggtataatgcgTCACCTTTCCAAACCAACGGACCTTGAGGTAGCATAAATAACAGTGGTGTTctcgtcgtgtgtgtgtggaacagaCAACATGCCCTGTCACTTCACGGCCGCCTTCGCCGCCGGTTTCTGCACCACCATCGTGGCATCCCCCGTGGACGTGGTCAAGACGCGCTACATGAACTCCGCCCCGGGCCGGTACAGGGGGGCCACCAACTGCGCCATCACAATGCTCATGAAGGAGGGGCCCCAGGCCTTCTATAAGGGGTACGTACCGCTCACAACCAGGGGATGAGCTACCCTATGGCGTTAAGTTGATGTACTCCTAGCTCCTGTTATCGGTCATTATGCAAGGCTGGTATTGTAGGGGTTAACCAGTCAGGGGATTGGATTCACCAGCACAGAGCATGTCTCACATCTTGATACGTGATATTGCTTCAAATTTTTCAAGAGCAGGAGGTTTATCCAAGGTTCTTGGATAAATCTGCCGGCATTGACAACACATCAATGGGGATCAATATGTTTAgcaccggttgccatggtgctTGCTGATATTTCAAAATCCAAACAATCAGTGTTTGAGCAGAAAACCACCAGACCAACGTAGGCACGGAGAACCTTTGAGTGTCATGAGACCGCCTCACGACGAGGAACTCAACCCGTGTATCACCGCTCCTCCTTCTGCAGGTTTGTTCCCTCCTTCCTGCGTCTGGGCTCCTGGAACATCGTGATGTTTGTGAGCTACGAGCAGATCAAGAGAGGCATGATGAAGGCCCACCAGTCCTGGCAGTTGCCCGTCTAGTCTGCGCTCTCCCGTCTGCCTTACTGACACACTATACAGTGTGTCAGAAGCATCCAGCGCCCACCCTCTGCAACAcaacactcactcccccccccccccaaagaggAGTGCACACTTCAGGAAGCGCACCTCAGGTACAGACTGGTGCGACTGCAAAGCTGTTTCTGGGTCTCCAATGCCTTGCTCCTCCtctgagagacagaaagacggatGGACGGAGACGTCGAAGTGCAGGATAACAAAGGGTTTTGGTGACAGTATGTAACACGGTTTGAATTGGAAAGTAGATGATTGTGGGTGCAGGTGAGGAAAgacttgttttttgtgtgtttatctgaTTTATATCGCAATAATAAGTGCCATGTTTACAACTGAATGAAACCACTCGAAGTGAGAAACGTAGGTAAACCGTTCTCATCGACATGTCCGGTACGTTACACATGTTGGTGTGCGGATCACAGGGAGTTCCGCCCTGTGATTAGACAAACTTCTTATTGTTACACTCTCGCAATAACATTTAGATTTGAGAATGACTCGTGCCATTTTGTTAGGCTCATGTTTTTATCTGCCAATAAGATTACTTTATGTATATTAGAATATGAATATTTATACAATAACCTAAACAACCGATTTTCTGAATGTAGAAACGATGTGCCAGTACTAGGGATGCTCTGATACCATCAGGGATAAACCTACGTCATTAGGCAATACAAAGACAATCAAGCAATAGATCAATACTCACGCCAGAATCACATCTTCAGTTTGTAGTTACCAGGAGGGTATTCCAAAAAAGTCGCTAACGAAAGCGGCGCTTAGTTGATTAAGCCCGGTTAGAACTAACGGCAACTTCCACTTGAGGCTAAAGCCGTTCCATCAACCCAGTTCAGCCGTGCCTTGCTCAGGTAAATTCAAGTCAGGCTTACGTTATCGTCGATTACGCGCTCTCACGAGATATGTAACCAGCCTAGAACCGCGAATGTCGAATCATGGATCAAATGTCCGAAAAGGACCGAGCGGGATGTTTTCCAGCGGCGACCAGCTGCTTGTGGAGGTCTATGAGGAGTACAAGCATATAATAACTCAAAAAGGGAACAACGTaaccattaataaaaacagGGATGCCGCCTGGCAATAAAATCGCCGATCTTTTGAATGATTATATTATGATTAAGTAGTATTAAGCGTAAGATATTTTAATGTAATGACTGGACTTTAGTAATCAGGACGATAGTCTTGAGGTAACATGTCGGACTTGTACCCGGTGGtccggggttcaatccccacctaATTAGTCATTTAGGAAGGATAAAATATAGGCTGTTTTTActtcatatatgtacatttatgacaaaatcgtgaggactaggcttggcggaaccttctgatggtaCACTTTCCGACAGATGGGACTTCTCTGAAACACCGCTCAAGTAAGCCTGACTGTTACCCTTGTACCGAATACCGACCAGTTTAATTTGGTTGGATAAACTGCCATGGTTACTTAGCGGAGATTCCCTAGTCCCGTTGGTAGAACGCAACTCTAGCTTAAAGTAGCGAGGCTAAGCGAAATATGCCGGCTTTGCCTTTAGCTtggttgatggaatacccccCTGATCACATTTAGACGTTTAGCTCTAAAATCCTTTAGAAGGGGGCTCTCGCCTGCTTCTCTGTGTCCCACAGTCCTCCATATATCTCCTATATCAGTCGTTCCCTGACACATCGGAGCATCCTGAATCATAACCACCCCCCTGCACAAACTTGGGGAAACTAAACACTGAAATATTCCAACAGggccattttatttatttccaggGCTGTCTTTTGAAAGGACAGAATCAATGATGGAACAACTGTTATTTATTCTAGAAATGGACCATACTTATTCCATAGATGTTACCGCTTGTCATAGTGTCATCATTTTGTACTAAGACTTATAATATATTTCTCAGTTGccttgtctgtgtatgtttctattttttttttccttaccAATTTATGTAAATAGTTGACGTGTTTCGCAGTTTGGAAGCGAGAATTTAATCCCAGCATTTACCGAACAAAACAAATAAGCACATTAGCCCATCTTAGACGGCCGAGCCATTGAGCAGTAGGGGAATTCATTCATTGGCTGACAGACGAGAAAATTGGTCAATTTATACCCTGCAGAATAATAGGTGCCGCTGACATCGATGTAACAAAAGTCAGGCGGGTAACCAAAAGCTCTCTCCGTTCGCCTTGCTATTGATCACACGTGAAACTGTAGTGGGTTTTCTTCGGGGGTAAATTAGCATGGGGGTCCTGTCTGGGCCAGATGCACTCGGGGTAACCTCCACGAACCCGAATGACCTCCTGTACCCCCACGCTGCTGGtcggatggatgaatggatgagttCATCTAACAACTATCTACAGGAGGATGTGCGGAGGTCTGCTCACGTTTCTCAAAAGAGTCCGGCCTTTAGGGATATAATGTGCGTCAATGTTTTTCGTTTTAGGGCGGTGTGTGGTATGGTTTAAGATGAAGTGTGTCACTAGGCTATTAAGCAGACTTGGCAGGACTCTCTGGAGACAGATGAGCACAGATATCAGGTTCACGGGGCACAGTACAGGTTTGTACCAGTAAACACAAAGCATAAACCAAGCCAACCAGTTTAAGAGTGTCTAACCATGTCAACAAGTACAGTGAAGGGCCATAAAACTGTCTCAACATCAGATAGGATGAAGAGGCCTCTTACAGTTAACTAAACTATCTTTACCATATCAACTCCACAGTACACAAACAGAGCACCGCaagcaacataataaaacactCAATACATTAAGATGAATGAAAACAGACCCAAGATCAGGTGGGTCCGAGGCCCCTGGCCTCAGTCGAGCCCCGGGCCCCGCCTCccagggggggtctggggttTCTGAAGGCGGGCGggtttcctccccctcctggaaCATCGCAgccgctgctggtgctgctggaggaggtggtgctggtggtggtggaggtgatggtggtggtggtggtggtggacccaGTAGGACCCGCCCTGCCCCCGGGGCGGGGCCTCCCGGCGCCCAAGGGCCCCCGACGGCGGGGGGGCGAGGGACCGGCCGATGGCGGGTAAGACCAAGACCGGCGCCAGGCTGCAGAAGCGATCGCAGCGGGGGTGCGAGAGGGGCCCAGCGGGCGGGGGGACGAACCGCCGGGGGTCTCCGGTGGTACCGACGCCCGCTGGGCTCCCAGGGGTCCGTCGGGCGATGACCATGTCTCGGGTTACGTCCCTCAAGACCTGCCGGACGTGGTAGAGTTTCCGCAGGTGTAGGAACCCTTCCAGGAAGTCGCCCACAGGTGTTTCCCCGTCCACAAACCTCTGTAGGAGAGCCTGTTGGAAGGGCGACACTTGTAGGAAAAGCATCACTTGTTGGGGTCAGAGTCCGAAAGACTGCGGTTCAAATGGACCTTTGGCATACCGAATGGTTTATTACTTGGACAAAACCGCACATGGCACACATTGTGATGCTGTTTGTTTTACCTCTGCCTGTGTTTGGTCCACCAGGGTGTGTTTTGCTTATCTAGGCCTATTGATTGATATCTTTAGGATTCTCTCATGGTCAGATACTGGGTTTCACCCAGTCACAGGCCATCCAGTATGGCTGTCTAGGAACAGTGAGGCATTCATTTTTGGGCGTGATCCCCTCTTTGATTGGTCAACGCAGTGAGGCACCCTTGAATCAAGTGGTTCACGTTTTAAGTAAAAGATGACGAATCATCAACATCACGATTAACCATTAAACAATTTAAACCAGGATGAATAATGATTCAGATCAGATCGTTTTAAAGTAGTGGAGACTACtactatagtagtagtagtagtagtagtagctgtagtggtagtagtagtagtagctgtagTAGTAGAGTAAAGGTATTCTTACCTCACTTTCCTGCTCTACACTTAATATATTTTTCACGAGGGACAGTTGAACCATATGAAGTAGGCCTGTGTACTTTTCATCTGTGAAATTAACaacataaaaaagaaagattTTAACGGTATTGAGAAGAATATAGGCCAATGTAGCCAATACATAATTAgaaaatatattagaaatgttAAAAATCAACTTTAACTTACCCAGATAACTTAGTTTTGCTCTGATGTTCCCCATTAGCTTCTCTAACTCCTTGTATTTCATTGCAAGCAGCCTCTTTGTATCTCTAAAGGCTGGTTTATGAAAAAGACTGGCTTTTGCCAATCTATGATTGGAAACCAAAATGTTCTCAATGGCGCTCTTCAGACTCTGAAACTTTAAATCATTGAATGCGGGATTAGATGCTATGCTGTGCATACAATATTCCTGAAGATTTGACGATAAAATAAATTCTAAAGATAAATTCATTAGTTTTCTTCATATAAAGCTTAAAGGGTCTCTTCAAAAGTAACTTGGTGAAAGCTAGGACAAATAGGTAGACTATATGAAAACTAGCCTAATGCTTGGCATGCCGTTTTACCTTTTCGCTATATCGGATTATTGCGTTGCATTTCTCCTCATCCTGCAGAAGACGCCGCAGTTCAGCGATCCTCAAAAAGCCGAATTGTGCTGACATGTTTAAAGTGGAGTGGCTCTGCTGCAGCCCAGCCTCAGAGCCCGTCCTGATCCGTGCTGTGGGGCCCCCCTGCTGGTGGATGGGGCGTCGGACATgtcggatatatatatatatatatatatatatatatatatatatatatatatatatatatatatatatatatatatatatatatatatatatatatatatatatataaaagcacTACAACAAATGTATATCtgaaaatgaatacaaataaagatttgaaagtta
This genomic window contains:
- the LOC132473883 gene encoding vacuolar protein sorting-associated protein 37B-like isoform X1; translation: MSAQFGFLRIAELRRLLQDEEKCNAIIRYSEKFQSLKSAIENILVSNHRLAKASLFHKPAFRDTKRLLAMKYKELEKLMGNIRAKLSYLGKLKLIFNISNIFSNYVLATLAYILLNTVKIFLFYVVNFTDEKYTGLLHMVQLSLVKNILSVEQESEALLQRFVDGETPVGDFLEGFLHLRKLYHVRQVLRDVTRDMVIARRTPGSPAGVGTTGDPRRFVPPPAGPLSHPRCDRFCSLAPVLVLPAIGRSLAPPPSGALGRREAPPRGQGGSYWVHHHHHHHHLHHHQHHLLQQHQQRLRCSRRGRKPARLQKPQTPPGRRGPGLD
- the LOC132473883 gene encoding vacuolar protein sorting-associated protein 37B-like isoform X2, translated to MSAQFGFLRIAELRRLLQDEEKCNAIIRYSEKFQSLKSAIENILVSNHRLAKASLFHKPAFRDTKRLLAMKYKELEKLMGNIRAKLSYLDEKYTGLLHMVQLSLVKNILSVEQESEALLQRFVDGETPVGDFLEGFLHLRKLYHVRQVLRDVTRDMVIARRTPGSPAGVGTTGDPRRFVPPPAGPLSHPRCDRFCSLAPVLVLPAIGRSLAPPPSGALGRREAPPRGQGGSYWVHHHHHHHHLHHHQHHLLQQHQQRLRCSRRGRKPARLQKPQTPPGRRGPGLD
- the LOC132473885 gene encoding mitochondrial uncoupling protein 2-like yields the protein MMVAVRSADRMPPTTAVKVLGAGTAACVADLITFPLDTAKVRLQIQGESKSSGSLRYKGVFGTISTMVRTEGARSLYSGLVAGLQRQMSFASVRIGLYDSMKQVYTRGSDNAGMGARLLAGCTTGGLAVAVAQPTDVVKVRFQAQVRLPGAGAAAQRYSGTFDAYRTIAREEGLRGLWRGCLPNITRNAIVNCSELVTYDLIKELILKRKLMTDNMPCHFTAAFAAGFCTTIVASPVDVVKTRYMNSAPGRYRGATNCAITMLMKEGPQAFYKGFVPSFLRLGSWNIVMFVSYEQIKRGMMKAHQSWQLPV